One stretch of Clupea harengus chromosome 2, Ch_v2.0.2, whole genome shotgun sequence DNA includes these proteins:
- the LOC105898098 gene encoding coiled-coil domain-containing protein 138 isoform X3 yields the protein MNQSSDTDIDAKVEELKKKYLEKGQLTTTSTENKSTQDTKKVTSKAWKSPTSRCYYREIKSHNKNLQELCKAVRSFPLRLDSNHVWDESDSDLNIEYTDSVLNVQCTETDVTLSSNLGHLSSPSETQHVGERLKNPHSPHSPSSASGLGHVYQELLEIYEKLQVERLNQQQWAAKLLKQEQKLEQRENLLLQHQPTLHKVCGVKGEVHDRVRALQQQHQIELDHLNSALKEKTKDNKRIRSSFDTIKGLNESMKKQLIDLGEQRKKLEDQVKKAHARLENLQRKYDYAVAHKGRDNIAPKFEVKPSKPDKAVPTVRTAKIPGGSTSGKLLALLLDWVLDSQLLQAGGGDKSTPFPLDMPPSATSLHERCAKALPVLTEQLQQATEVNSPFHLPLLQVSYWCLKQLDLSSQQTPLTSTLRRLGEEMTKGSLDPGVPSKSRPCPLFRSPCLHTRFLSMLIILKTITQVNTLAQALEALLVELKAEEGQALFLQYQALPVVSALLRGGNAGLLAPAVDVLMLMCAESWMQTHFLEACSTEDFFRTASLLLHNPRLQLPVLEKVAMLLQRLSAIRSGRTRGCLRRSHCTSCCRRSTGPLTRPTPSSASISTPSSSTWAC from the exons ATGAACCAGTCATCAGACACTGACATTGATGCCAAAGTGGAAGAATTGAAGAAGAAGTATCTGGAAAAGGGACAGCTG ACTACCACAAGCACCGAAAACAAATCAACACAAGATACCAAAAAGGTTACGAGCAAGG CGTGGAAGTCTCCAACCAGTCGTTGCTACTACCGCGAGATCAAATCCCACAATAAAAACTTGCAAGAGCTCTGCAAAGCTGTCAGAAGTTTCCCACTGCG GCTCGACAGTAATCACGTCTGGGATGAAAGTGATAGTGACTTGAACATTGAATACACTGACTCGGTGTTAAATGTCCAGTGTACAGAGACGG atgtgACCCTATCTTCCAACTTGGGGCACTTGTCAAGTCCTTCTGAGACACAGCATGTGGGGGAGAGACTTAAAAATCCGCACTCCCCACACAGTCCCTCCTCTGCATCGGGCCTGGGACATGTCTATCAGGAACTATTAGAGATCTATGAAAAGTTGCAA gtgGAGCGCCTCAATCAGCAGCAATGGGCTGCCAAGCTTCTGAAACAAGAGCAGAAACTGGAGCAGAGGGAGAACCTGCTGCTGCAACATCAACCAACCCTGCACAAGGTGTGTGGGGTGAAGGGGGAGGTGCATGACCGCGTCCGTGCACTACAGCAG CAACATCAAATTGAACTTGACCACTTAAACTCTGCTCTCAAGGAGAAGACCAAAGATAATAAGAGGATCAGATCAAGCTTTGACACAATCAAAGGGTTAAATGAATCCATGAAAAAGCAG CTAATAGATCTTGGTGAACAGAGAAAGAAGTTAGAGGACCAGGTCAAGAAAGCACACGCGCGTCTAGAGAACCTTCAG AGAAAGTATGACTACGCAGTGGCACATAAAGGACGGGACAATATTGCTCCTAAATTTGAAGTGAAACCCTCCAAGCCTGATAAGGCTGTACCTACTGTGAGAACTGCAAAG ATCCCAGGGGGCAGCACCTCTGGGAAGCTCTTGGCCCTCCTTCTGGACTGGGTTTTGGACAGCCAGCTGCTCCAGGCCGGTGGGGGAGACAAGAGCACTCCTTTTCCGTTGGATATGCCTCCCTCGGCCACTTCCCTCCATGAGAGGTGTGCAAAG GCTTTGCCAGTCCTGACCGAACAACTTCAACAGGCTACTGAGGTCAACTCACCCTTCCATCTACCGCTACTTCAAGTCAGCTACTGGTGCTTGAAGCAGCTGGATCTGAGCTCCCAG CAGACCCCCTTAACATCCACCTTGCGGAGATTAGGAGAGGAAATGACTAAAGGCTCTCTAGACCCTGGTGTTCCCAGCAAGAGCAGGCCCTGTCCTCTCTTCAGAAGCCCATGCCTTCACACAAGGTTCCTGTCAATGCTGATCATCCTCAAAACCATCACTCAGG TGAACACTCTGGCGCAGGCTCTGGAGGCTCTGCTGGTGGAGCTGAAGGCGGAGGAGGGCCAGGCTCTGTTCCTGCAGTACCAGGCCCTACCTGTGGTCTCGGCACTCCTCAGGGGGGGCAACGCCGGCCTGCTGGCCCCTGCAGTGGACGTCCTCATGCTGATGTGTGCAGAGTCCT GGATGCAGACTCACTTCCTGGAGGCCTGCAGCACGGAGGACTTCTTCCGCACGGCATCGCTGCTGCTGCACAACCCTCGGCTGCAGCTGCCCGTCCTGGAGAAGGTGGCCATGCTGCTCCAGAGGCTCTCTGCCATCAGGTCAG GAAGAACAAGAGGCTGTTTGAGGCGTTCACACTGCACCTCGTGCTGCAGGAGAAGCACAGGACCGTTGACCCGGCCCACACCTTCCTCAGCATCAATCTCAACTCCATCCTCTTCAACCTGGGCATGCTGA
- the LOC105898098 gene encoding coiled-coil domain-containing protein 138 isoform X2, translating to MNQSSDTDIDAKVEELKKKYLEKGQLTTTSTENKSTQDTKKVTSKAWKSPTSRCYYREIKSHNKNLQELCKAVRSFPLRLDSNHVWDESDSDLNIEYTDSVLNVQCTETDVTLSSNLGHLSSPSETQHVGERLKNPHSPHSPSSASGLGHVYQELLEIYEKLQVERLNQQQWAAKLLKQEQKLEQRENLLLQHQPTLHKVCGVKGEVHDRVRALQQQHQIELDHLNSALKEKTKDNKRIRSSFDTIKGLNESMKKQLIDLGEQRKKLEDQVKKAHARLENLQRKYDYAVAHKGRDNIAPKFEVKPSKPDKAVPTVRTAKIPGGSTSGKLLALLLDWVLDSQLLQAGGGDKSTPFPLDMPPSATSLHERCAKALPVLTEQLQQATEVNSPFHLPLLQVSYWCLKQLDLSSQTPLTSTLRRLGEEMTKGSLDPGVPSKSRPCPLFRSPCLHTRFLSMLIILKTITQVNTLAQALEALLVELKAEEGQALFLQYQALPVVSALLRGGNAGLLAPAVDVLMLMCAESWMQTHFLEACSTEDFFRTASLLLHNPRLQLPVLEKVAMLLQRLSAIRKNKRLFEAFTLHLVLQEKHRTVDPAHTFLSINLNSILFNLGMLTRP from the exons ATGAACCAGTCATCAGACACTGACATTGATGCCAAAGTGGAAGAATTGAAGAAGAAGTATCTGGAAAAGGGACAGCTG ACTACCACAAGCACCGAAAACAAATCAACACAAGATACCAAAAAGGTTACGAGCAAGG CGTGGAAGTCTCCAACCAGTCGTTGCTACTACCGCGAGATCAAATCCCACAATAAAAACTTGCAAGAGCTCTGCAAAGCTGTCAGAAGTTTCCCACTGCG GCTCGACAGTAATCACGTCTGGGATGAAAGTGATAGTGACTTGAACATTGAATACACTGACTCGGTGTTAAATGTCCAGTGTACAGAGACGG atgtgACCCTATCTTCCAACTTGGGGCACTTGTCAAGTCCTTCTGAGACACAGCATGTGGGGGAGAGACTTAAAAATCCGCACTCCCCACACAGTCCCTCCTCTGCATCGGGCCTGGGACATGTCTATCAGGAACTATTAGAGATCTATGAAAAGTTGCAA gtgGAGCGCCTCAATCAGCAGCAATGGGCTGCCAAGCTTCTGAAACAAGAGCAGAAACTGGAGCAGAGGGAGAACCTGCTGCTGCAACATCAACCAACCCTGCACAAGGTGTGTGGGGTGAAGGGGGAGGTGCATGACCGCGTCCGTGCACTACAGCAG CAACATCAAATTGAACTTGACCACTTAAACTCTGCTCTCAAGGAGAAGACCAAAGATAATAAGAGGATCAGATCAAGCTTTGACACAATCAAAGGGTTAAATGAATCCATGAAAAAGCAG CTAATAGATCTTGGTGAACAGAGAAAGAAGTTAGAGGACCAGGTCAAGAAAGCACACGCGCGTCTAGAGAACCTTCAG AGAAAGTATGACTACGCAGTGGCACATAAAGGACGGGACAATATTGCTCCTAAATTTGAAGTGAAACCCTCCAAGCCTGATAAGGCTGTACCTACTGTGAGAACTGCAAAG ATCCCAGGGGGCAGCACCTCTGGGAAGCTCTTGGCCCTCCTTCTGGACTGGGTTTTGGACAGCCAGCTGCTCCAGGCCGGTGGGGGAGACAAGAGCACTCCTTTTCCGTTGGATATGCCTCCCTCGGCCACTTCCCTCCATGAGAGGTGTGCAAAG GCTTTGCCAGTCCTGACCGAACAACTTCAACAGGCTACTGAGGTCAACTCACCCTTCCATCTACCGCTACTTCAAGTCAGCTACTGGTGCTTGAAGCAGCTGGATCTGAGCTCCCAG ACCCCCTTAACATCCACCTTGCGGAGATTAGGAGAGGAAATGACTAAAGGCTCTCTAGACCCTGGTGTTCCCAGCAAGAGCAGGCCCTGTCCTCTCTTCAGAAGCCCATGCCTTCACACAAGGTTCCTGTCAATGCTGATCATCCTCAAAACCATCACTCAGG TGAACACTCTGGCGCAGGCTCTGGAGGCTCTGCTGGTGGAGCTGAAGGCGGAGGAGGGCCAGGCTCTGTTCCTGCAGTACCAGGCCCTACCTGTGGTCTCGGCACTCCTCAGGGGGGGCAACGCCGGCCTGCTGGCCCCTGCAGTGGACGTCCTCATGCTGATGTGTGCAGAGTCCT GGATGCAGACTCACTTCCTGGAGGCCTGCAGCACGGAGGACTTCTTCCGCACGGCATCGCTGCTGCTGCACAACCCTCGGCTGCAGCTGCCCGTCCTGGAGAAGGTGGCCATGCTGCTCCAGAGGCTCTCTGCCATCAG GAAGAACAAGAGGCTGTTTGAGGCGTTCACACTGCACCTCGTGCTGCAGGAGAAGCACAGGACCGTTGACCCGGCCCACACCTTCCTCAGCATCAATCTCAACTCCATCCTCTTCAACCTGGGCATGCTGACACGGCCGTAG
- the LOC105898098 gene encoding coiled-coil domain-containing protein 138 isoform X1, with protein MNQSSDTDIDAKVEELKKKYLEKGQLTTTSTENKSTQDTKKVTSKAWKSPTSRCYYREIKSHNKNLQELCKAVRSFPLRLDSNHVWDESDSDLNIEYTDSVLNVQCTETDVTLSSNLGHLSSPSETQHVGERLKNPHSPHSPSSASGLGHVYQELLEIYEKLQVERLNQQQWAAKLLKQEQKLEQRENLLLQHQPTLHKVCGVKGEVHDRVRALQQQHQIELDHLNSALKEKTKDNKRIRSSFDTIKGLNESMKKQLIDLGEQRKKLEDQVKKAHARLENLQRKYDYAVAHKGRDNIAPKFEVKPSKPDKAVPTVRTAKIPGGSTSGKLLALLLDWVLDSQLLQAGGGDKSTPFPLDMPPSATSLHERCAKALPVLTEQLQQATEVNSPFHLPLLQVSYWCLKQLDLSSQQTPLTSTLRRLGEEMTKGSLDPGVPSKSRPCPLFRSPCLHTRFLSMLIILKTITQVNTLAQALEALLVELKAEEGQALFLQYQALPVVSALLRGGNAGLLAPAVDVLMLMCAESWMQTHFLEACSTEDFFRTASLLLHNPRLQLPVLEKVAMLLQRLSAIRKNKRLFEAFTLHLVLQEKHRTVDPAHTFLSINLNSILFNLGMLTRP; from the exons ATGAACCAGTCATCAGACACTGACATTGATGCCAAAGTGGAAGAATTGAAGAAGAAGTATCTGGAAAAGGGACAGCTG ACTACCACAAGCACCGAAAACAAATCAACACAAGATACCAAAAAGGTTACGAGCAAGG CGTGGAAGTCTCCAACCAGTCGTTGCTACTACCGCGAGATCAAATCCCACAATAAAAACTTGCAAGAGCTCTGCAAAGCTGTCAGAAGTTTCCCACTGCG GCTCGACAGTAATCACGTCTGGGATGAAAGTGATAGTGACTTGAACATTGAATACACTGACTCGGTGTTAAATGTCCAGTGTACAGAGACGG atgtgACCCTATCTTCCAACTTGGGGCACTTGTCAAGTCCTTCTGAGACACAGCATGTGGGGGAGAGACTTAAAAATCCGCACTCCCCACACAGTCCCTCCTCTGCATCGGGCCTGGGACATGTCTATCAGGAACTATTAGAGATCTATGAAAAGTTGCAA gtgGAGCGCCTCAATCAGCAGCAATGGGCTGCCAAGCTTCTGAAACAAGAGCAGAAACTGGAGCAGAGGGAGAACCTGCTGCTGCAACATCAACCAACCCTGCACAAGGTGTGTGGGGTGAAGGGGGAGGTGCATGACCGCGTCCGTGCACTACAGCAG CAACATCAAATTGAACTTGACCACTTAAACTCTGCTCTCAAGGAGAAGACCAAAGATAATAAGAGGATCAGATCAAGCTTTGACACAATCAAAGGGTTAAATGAATCCATGAAAAAGCAG CTAATAGATCTTGGTGAACAGAGAAAGAAGTTAGAGGACCAGGTCAAGAAAGCACACGCGCGTCTAGAGAACCTTCAG AGAAAGTATGACTACGCAGTGGCACATAAAGGACGGGACAATATTGCTCCTAAATTTGAAGTGAAACCCTCCAAGCCTGATAAGGCTGTACCTACTGTGAGAACTGCAAAG ATCCCAGGGGGCAGCACCTCTGGGAAGCTCTTGGCCCTCCTTCTGGACTGGGTTTTGGACAGCCAGCTGCTCCAGGCCGGTGGGGGAGACAAGAGCACTCCTTTTCCGTTGGATATGCCTCCCTCGGCCACTTCCCTCCATGAGAGGTGTGCAAAG GCTTTGCCAGTCCTGACCGAACAACTTCAACAGGCTACTGAGGTCAACTCACCCTTCCATCTACCGCTACTTCAAGTCAGCTACTGGTGCTTGAAGCAGCTGGATCTGAGCTCCCAG CAGACCCCCTTAACATCCACCTTGCGGAGATTAGGAGAGGAAATGACTAAAGGCTCTCTAGACCCTGGTGTTCCCAGCAAGAGCAGGCCCTGTCCTCTCTTCAGAAGCCCATGCCTTCACACAAGGTTCCTGTCAATGCTGATCATCCTCAAAACCATCACTCAGG TGAACACTCTGGCGCAGGCTCTGGAGGCTCTGCTGGTGGAGCTGAAGGCGGAGGAGGGCCAGGCTCTGTTCCTGCAGTACCAGGCCCTACCTGTGGTCTCGGCACTCCTCAGGGGGGGCAACGCCGGCCTGCTGGCCCCTGCAGTGGACGTCCTCATGCTGATGTGTGCAGAGTCCT GGATGCAGACTCACTTCCTGGAGGCCTGCAGCACGGAGGACTTCTTCCGCACGGCATCGCTGCTGCTGCACAACCCTCGGCTGCAGCTGCCCGTCCTGGAGAAGGTGGCCATGCTGCTCCAGAGGCTCTCTGCCATCAG GAAGAACAAGAGGCTGTTTGAGGCGTTCACACTGCACCTCGTGCTGCAGGAGAAGCACAGGACCGTTGACCCGGCCCACACCTTCCTCAGCATCAATCTCAACTCCATCCTCTTCAACCTGGGCATGCTGACACGGCCGTAG